In Streptomyces capitiformicae, one genomic interval encodes:
- a CDS encoding MerR family transcriptional regulator produces MRIGELSRRTGVPVPTIKYYVREGLLPAGELTSPNQAAYGETHERRLQLIRALLDVGGMKVAEIADVLTAVDDPTRPLHQVLGTAADHLSDADAERDDTESAAARTAVTDLIARRGWRTDECSPAAADLTKALAAMARLGHGAFVEVLDDYAEAAEQVARVDLAYVDRRAEVEEIVESVVIGTVLGEAVFSALRRLAHVDASAKLYGEDGPPARTTPARTTPARTTPGRTTS; encoded by the coding sequence TTGCGCATCGGAGAGTTGAGCCGGAGAACCGGGGTGCCGGTGCCGACGATCAAGTACTACGTCCGTGAAGGGCTGCTGCCCGCGGGCGAGCTGACCAGCCCCAACCAGGCGGCCTACGGCGAGACGCACGAGCGGCGCCTGCAACTCATCCGCGCCTTGCTCGACGTGGGCGGCATGAAGGTGGCCGAGATCGCGGACGTACTGACGGCCGTCGACGACCCGACGCGCCCCCTGCACCAAGTGCTCGGCACCGCCGCGGACCATCTCTCCGACGCGGACGCCGAACGCGACGACACCGAGTCGGCGGCCGCCAGAACCGCCGTCACCGACCTCATCGCCCGGCGCGGCTGGCGCACGGACGAGTGCAGCCCCGCGGCGGCGGACCTGACGAAGGCCCTCGCCGCGATGGCCCGGTTGGGCCACGGGGCTTTCGTCGAGGTGCTCGACGACTACGCCGAGGCCGCCGAACAGGTGGCCCGCGTCGACCTCGCCTACGTGGACCGGCGCGCGGAGGTCGAGGAGATCGTGGAGAGCGTGGTCATCGGGACCGTACTGGGCGAGGCGGTGTTCAGCGCCCTCCGCCGACTGGCCCACGTGGACGCCTCGGCGAAGCTGTACGGCGAGGACGGCCCGCCGGCACGGACGACGCCGGCACGGACGACGCCGGCACGGACGACGCCGGGACGGACGACAAGCTGA
- a CDS encoding ATP-binding protein, translating into MPETVRNIPAPAPWLSPTATTYTLFCPPLDTSPQIARDFVATVLRALGLDALVDAAALCTSELVTNACVHAKGGGSVLWLAVESWRVRVIVYDGDENPPVMRELTPDGWEEGGRGLYLVDALTGGHWGTASALPHNGGLVHPDGKAVWFDLAAPE; encoded by the coding sequence ATGCCCGAAACCGTCCGGAACATTCCAGCCCCCGCCCCCTGGCTCTCCCCCACGGCGACGACGTACACCCTCTTCTGCCCGCCCCTCGACACCTCCCCGCAGATCGCCCGCGACTTCGTCGCCACCGTGCTGCGTGCGCTCGGCCTCGACGCCCTCGTGGACGCGGCCGCCCTGTGCACATCGGAACTGGTCACGAACGCGTGTGTGCACGCCAAAGGGGGAGGATCGGTTCTCTGGCTGGCGGTGGAGTCGTGGCGGGTCAGAGTGATCGTCTACGACGGTGACGAGAACCCGCCGGTCATGCGGGAGTTGACCCCCGACGGGTGGGAGGAGGGCGGCCGTGGCCTGTACCTCGTGGACGCCCTCACCGGGGGCCACTGGGGAACGGCCTCCGCCCTCCCGCACAACGGCGGCCTGGTCCATCCCGACGGCAAGGCGGTGTGGTTCGACCTGGCGGCACCCGAGTAG
- a CDS encoding transglutaminase domain-containing protein, with amino-acid sequence MTSRLLMTYDARAKRLGVRARPAEEVRGSTRATAILDHDDPRIRTLAQRVESEATPLDALRAAHRIIARDVRPVYSVEDRRRVSRTLRLGRGSCSQRMAALEAVARAVRLRTRVRGLLVDGAFWYPRFPRLKPFVPEEVPLAWPEFRINGAWIPIGELFTAPTTDRPYANKGGETLFDAVARTGIRWDGDTGTDTAPTCAAPTCAADGPPCDLSAQVLADLGHFDDRDDLFTRHGQTLCWTARTLGEPILGRWSAGARAASGPSR; translated from the coding sequence ATGACCAGTCGGTTGCTCATGACGTACGACGCGCGCGCCAAACGGCTCGGCGTGCGGGCACGGCCCGCCGAGGAGGTACGCGGGTCCACGCGCGCGACGGCCATCCTGGACCACGACGACCCCCGGATCAGGACCCTCGCCCAGCGGGTCGAGAGCGAGGCGACCCCGCTCGACGCGCTGCGGGCCGCGCACCGGATCATCGCGCGTGACGTACGCCCGGTGTACTCGGTCGAGGACCGCCGGCGCGTCTCTCGCACCCTGCGGCTCGGGCGTGGCTCGTGCAGTCAGCGGATGGCGGCGCTGGAGGCGGTCGCCCGGGCCGTCCGCCTACGGACGCGCGTACGCGGGCTGCTCGTCGACGGGGCGTTCTGGTATCCGCGCTTCCCGCGCCTCAAGCCGTTCGTGCCGGAGGAGGTCCCGCTGGCCTGGCCGGAGTTCCGGATCAACGGCGCGTGGATCCCCATCGGCGAACTCTTCACCGCCCCCACCACCGACCGCCCCTACGCCAACAAGGGCGGCGAGACCCTCTTCGACGCGGTCGCCCGCACCGGCATCCGCTGGGACGGCGACACCGGCACCGACACCGCCCCCACCTGCGCCGCCCCCACCTGCGCCGCCGACGGCCCTCCCTGCGACCTCTCCGCCCAAGTACTCGCCGACCTCGGCCACTTCGACGACCGCGACGACCTGTTCACCCGCCACGGCCAGACCCTGTGCTGGACGGCCCGCACCCTGGGCGAACCGATACTGGGCCGCTGGAGCGCGGGAGCACGGGCAGCGAGCGGCCCGAGCCGCTGA
- a CDS encoding HAMP domain-containing sensor histidine kinase translates to MRGARGGLGVRGLLAPLRRLRPSSSLRATFTVSFVAVACVVTVLVGILSYSAAARLVRVDQQTVFAEVVRDLRELVELDPLTPEDFTPSGSGGPRDDLIRSGRTDVQVLGPAGQILDEGAPGLPVRPADRRTAGAARAGVMVEHGEVEVGDDRYRVATVALGGGRGAVQVAQEFSDTEDLLRDLQQRTLLFVSGVVLSAGLFGWWLARRQTRRLVQLASAAEDVARTGHLGIQVPVAGRDEVGRLGRSFDRMLVRLAQSEEDQRRLVQDAGHELRTPLTSLRTNISLLRRIDELPAGVREELVDDLAQEARELTDLVNELVDLAAGQSGTEPVQRVQLADVAEDVAATARRRTGREVVVRAEGGTTVEGRAGALQRAVSNLVENAAKFDRGGSGAIEVVVARGGVGGPFPGDHADQAESGELRQLGGLAGRDDAGDAEVVRVEVLDRGPGVAGCDLERIFDRFYRAPDARSLPGSGLGLSIVRAVAAAHGGAPFAFRREGGGLVIGFTVRGV, encoded by the coding sequence GTGCGGGGAGCACGGGGAGGGCTGGGAGTACGAGGTCTGCTGGCGCCGCTCCGTCGGCTGCGACCGTCGTCCTCGCTGCGGGCGACCTTCACGGTGTCGTTCGTGGCCGTGGCGTGCGTCGTCACCGTGCTCGTCGGGATCCTCAGCTACAGCGCGGCCGCGCGGCTGGTGCGGGTGGATCAGCAGACCGTGTTCGCCGAGGTCGTCCGTGATCTGCGGGAGCTGGTGGAGCTGGATCCGCTGACGCCGGAGGACTTCACGCCGAGCGGGAGCGGCGGTCCGCGCGACGACCTGATCCGGTCCGGCCGTACGGATGTCCAGGTGCTCGGCCCGGCGGGGCAGATCCTCGACGAGGGCGCCCCCGGCCTGCCCGTACGCCCCGCCGACCGCCGTACGGCCGGTGCGGCCCGCGCCGGGGTGATGGTCGAGCACGGTGAGGTCGAGGTCGGCGACGACCGCTACCGGGTCGCGACCGTCGCGCTCGGCGGCGGCCGGGGAGCCGTCCAGGTCGCCCAGGAGTTCAGCGACACGGAGGATCTGCTGAGGGACTTGCAGCAGCGGACCCTGCTGTTCGTATCCGGTGTCGTCCTCTCGGCCGGGTTGTTCGGGTGGTGGCTGGCCCGGCGGCAGACCCGGCGGCTCGTGCAGTTGGCGAGCGCCGCGGAGGATGTGGCCCGGACCGGGCACCTGGGCATCCAGGTGCCGGTCGCCGGACGGGACGAGGTGGGGCGCCTCGGCCGCTCCTTCGACCGGATGCTCGTACGGCTCGCGCAGTCCGAGGAGGACCAGCGGCGGCTGGTGCAGGACGCGGGGCACGAGCTGAGGACGCCGCTCACGTCCTTGCGTACGAACATCTCGCTGCTGCGGCGCATCGACGAGTTGCCGGCCGGCGTCCGGGAGGAACTGGTCGACGACCTCGCCCAGGAGGCCCGCGAACTGACCGACCTCGTCAACGAGTTGGTCGATCTCGCGGCCGGACAGTCCGGCACCGAGCCCGTGCAGCGCGTCCAACTGGCCGATGTGGCGGAGGACGTCGCGGCCACCGCGCGCCGGCGCACCGGGCGGGAGGTCGTCGTACGGGCGGAGGGCGGCACCACCGTCGAGGGCCGCGCCGGGGCGTTGCAGCGGGCCGTGTCCAACCTGGTCGAGAACGCGGCCAAGTTCGACCGCGGGGGATCGGGAGCGATCGAGGTCGTGGTCGCGCGGGGTGGAGTGGGGGGCCCGTTCCCGGGTGACCATGCCGACCAGGCTGAATCGGGCGAACTACGACAACTGGGCGGACTGGCCGGACGGGACGACGCCGGCGACGCGGAGGTCGTCCGGGTCGAGGTCCTCGACCGGGGCCCTGGAGTCGCCGGCTGCGACCTTGAACGCATCTTCGACCGCTTCTACCGCGCCCCCGACGCGCGCAGCCTGCCGGGCTCCGGGCTCGGCCTGTCCATCGTGCGCGCGGTCGCGGCGGCGCACGGCGGGGCGCCGTTCGCGTTCCGCCGGGAGGGCGGGGGGCTGGTGATCGGGTTCACCGTGCGTGGGGTGTAG
- a CDS encoding response regulator transcription factor — translation MPQNVLLAEDDRAIRHALERALTLEGYEVTAVADGVEALAQAHRGQPDVLVLDVMMPGIDGLQVCRVLRAEGDRTPILMLTALVETADRIAGLDAGADDYVVKPFDVEEVFARLRALLRRTGNTGDAPVAATSVPPGPTANGTAQDAAGLVTAAGVRMDVQARRAWRGARELELTRTEFDLLELLVRNAGIVLDHATIYDRIWGYDFGPGSKNLAVYVGYLRRKLDEPGAPALIHTVRGVGYALRED, via the coding sequence GTGCCCCAGAACGTGCTGCTCGCCGAGGACGACCGCGCCATCCGCCATGCGCTGGAACGCGCGCTGACCCTGGAGGGTTACGAGGTCACGGCGGTCGCCGACGGCGTCGAGGCGCTCGCCCAGGCGCACCGCGGGCAGCCGGACGTGCTGGTGCTCGATGTGATGATGCCCGGCATCGACGGCCTCCAGGTCTGCCGGGTGCTGCGCGCGGAGGGCGACCGGACGCCGATCCTGATGCTCACCGCGCTCGTGGAGACCGCCGACCGGATCGCCGGGCTCGACGCCGGGGCGGACGACTACGTCGTCAAGCCGTTCGACGTGGAGGAGGTCTTCGCACGGCTGCGCGCGCTGCTGCGCCGGACGGGGAACACCGGGGACGCCCCCGTCGCCGCGACGTCCGTACCGCCGGGACCGACCGCGAACGGGACCGCGCAGGACGCCGCCGGGCTGGTCACGGCCGCCGGGGTGCGGATGGACGTACAGGCGCGGCGGGCCTGGCGGGGGGCGCGTGAGCTGGAGCTGACCCGGACCGAGTTCGACCTGCTCGAACTGCTCGTCCGCAACGCCGGGATCGTCCTCGACCACGCCACCATCTACGACCGTATCTGGGGCTACGACTTCGGCCCCGGCTCGAAGAACCTCGCCGTCTACGTCGGCTATCTGCGGCGCAAGCTCGACGAGCCCGGGGCCCCCGCGCTGATCCACACCGTGCGCGGTGTGGGGTACGCGCTCCGGGAAGACTGA
- a CDS encoding glycosyltransferase family 4 protein, protein MSRRMKIVFLLHNAYAIGGTVRTTLNLASALADHHDVEIASMARHLDAPRFTVDSRVALVPLVDIRPHSPDLRDPAQMQPATDFPAADKRHHQYSRLTDLRVRAYLAACGADVVIGTRPGINVYVSRFAPRRALRIAQEHLRHDAHSKQLHKVLAHHYRTLDAVVTTTAADAEVYRARMNLPGVRVMSVPNIVPEPAVAPSDGTAPVIAAAGRLIRGKRFDLLLEAFTTVAAKEPDWQLRIYGGGKQKDRLESLIHDLGLTGRAHLMGPHTPIETEFARASIVVSASDAESFGMTLVEAMRCGVPVISTDCPLGPAEIITDGTDGRLVPVNDPHALADALLDLITDPDLRHAMSQAALKSAHRYDPAPIVARYETLFTDLNTTRLTRTWDRQYARAKGWLGRF, encoded by the coding sequence ATGAGCCGCCGCATGAAGATCGTGTTCCTGCTGCACAACGCGTACGCCATCGGCGGCACCGTCCGTACGACACTGAACCTGGCGTCGGCGCTCGCGGACCACCACGACGTGGAGATCGCCTCGATGGCCCGCCACCTGGACGCCCCCCGCTTCACCGTCGACTCCAGGGTCGCCCTCGTCCCGCTCGTGGACATCCGCCCGCACAGCCCCGACCTGCGTGATCCGGCCCAGATGCAGCCCGCCACGGACTTCCCCGCCGCCGACAAGCGCCACCACCAGTACAGCCGCCTCACCGACCTCCGGGTCCGCGCCTACCTGGCCGCCTGCGGCGCGGACGTGGTCATCGGCACCCGCCCCGGCATCAACGTCTACGTCTCCCGCTTCGCCCCCCGCCGCGCCCTGCGCATCGCCCAGGAGCACCTGCGCCACGACGCCCACAGCAAGCAGCTCCACAAGGTCCTCGCCCACCACTACCGCACCCTGGACGCGGTCGTCACGACCACGGCGGCCGACGCCGAGGTGTACCGCGCGCGGATGAACCTGCCGGGCGTACGGGTGATGTCGGTCCCCAACATCGTCCCGGAGCCCGCCGTCGCCCCGTCGGACGGCACGGCCCCCGTCATCGCCGCCGCCGGCCGCCTCATCCGGGGCAAACGCTTCGACCTCCTCCTGGAGGCGTTCACGACGGTCGCCGCGAAGGAACCCGACTGGCAACTGCGCATCTACGGCGGCGGCAAACAGAAGGACCGCCTGGAGTCCCTCATCCACGACCTGGGCCTCACCGGCCGCGCCCATCTGATGGGCCCGCACACCCCCATCGAGACCGAGTTCGCCCGCGCCTCCATCGTTGTCAGCGCCTCCGACGCCGAGTCCTTCGGTATGACCCTCGTCGAGGCCATGCGCTGCGGCGTCCCCGTCATCAGCACCGACTGCCCCCTGGGCCCCGCCGAGATCATCACCGACGGCACCGACGGCCGCCTGGTCCCCGTGAACGACCCCCACGCCCTGGCCGACGCCCTCCTGGACCTCATCACCGACCCGGACCTACGCCACGCCATGAGCCAGGCGGCCCTGAAGAGCGCCCACCGCTACGACCCGGCCCCGATCGTGGCAAGGTACGAGACCCTCTTCACGGACCTCAACACCACCCGTCTGACCCGAACTTGGGACCGCCAGTACGCGAGGGCAAAGGGCTGGCTGGGGCGTTTTTAG
- a CDS encoding LLM class flavin-dependent oxidoreductase, with protein MQFGIFSVGDVTPDPTTGRTPTERERIKAMVEIALKAEEVGLDVFATGEHHNPPFVPSSPTTMLGWIAARTERLILSTATTLITTNDPVKIAEDFAMLQHLADGRVDLMLGRGNTAPVYPWFGQDIRQGINLAIENYALLHRLWREDVVDWAGKFRTPLQGFTSTPRPMDGVPPFVWHGSIRSPEIAEQAAFYGDGFFHNNIFWPADHTKRMVELYRQRYAHHGHGAPEQAIVGLGGHVFMRRNSQDAVREFRPYFDVAPVYGNGPSLEDFAEQTPLTVGSPQQVIEKTLAFREYAGDYQRQLFLVDHAGLPLKTVLEQIDMLGEEVVPVLREEFAKGRPAAVRDAPSHGSLVASGSVGLG; from the coding sequence ATGCAGTTCGGGATCTTCAGCGTCGGTGATGTGACGCCTGACCCCACCACGGGCCGGACGCCGACCGAGCGCGAGCGCATCAAGGCGATGGTCGAGATCGCCCTGAAGGCGGAGGAGGTCGGGCTCGACGTCTTCGCCACCGGGGAGCACCACAACCCGCCGTTCGTGCCGTCGTCGCCGACCACCATGCTGGGCTGGATCGCCGCGCGCACCGAGCGGCTCATCCTCTCCACCGCGACCACCCTCATCACCACCAACGACCCGGTGAAGATCGCCGAGGACTTCGCGATGCTCCAGCATCTGGCGGATGGCCGGGTGGATCTGATGTTGGGGCGCGGCAACACCGCACCGGTCTATCCGTGGTTCGGGCAGGACATCCGGCAGGGCATCAACCTCGCCATCGAGAACTACGCCCTGCTGCACCGGTTGTGGCGCGAGGACGTCGTCGACTGGGCTGGGAAGTTCCGTACGCCGCTCCAGGGGTTCACGTCGACTCCGCGGCCGATGGACGGGGTGCCGCCCTTCGTCTGGCACGGGTCCATTCGCTCGCCGGAGATCGCCGAGCAGGCCGCGTTCTACGGGGACGGGTTCTTCCACAACAACATCTTCTGGCCGGCCGATCACACCAAGCGGATGGTCGAGCTGTACCGGCAGCGGTACGCGCACCACGGGCACGGGGCGCCCGAGCAGGCGATCGTGGGGCTGGGCGGGCATGTGTTCATGCGTCGCAACTCCCAGGACGCGGTTCGGGAGTTCCGGCCTTACTTCGATGTCGCGCCGGTGTACGGGAACGGGCCTTCGCTGGAGGACTTCGCCGAGCAGACGCCGTTGACCGTGGGGTCGCCGCAGCAGGTGATCGAGAAGACGTTGGCGTTTCGGGAGTATGCCGGGGACTACCAGCGGCAGTTGTTCCTTGTCGATCACGCGGGGTTGCCATTGAAGACGGTGCTTGAGCAGATCGACATGTTGGGGGAGGAGGTTGTTCCTGTGCTGCGGGAGGAGTTTGCGAAGGGCCGTCCGGCGGCTGTGCGGGATGCGCCCAGCCATGGTTCTTTGGTGGCCTCTGGTTCGGTGGGCCTCGGCTGA
- a CDS encoding helix-turn-helix domain-containing protein, producing MATPRRDTRGVRQDTQGIVDAADLLAHVDFRRHAPAEPLRPYVEQYWLIDWDLPEPYVSHVVPHPAVNIVFQHFTGERPFAEVAGVQLDLFAQKLEGRGRVCGIKFRPGGFRPFAPDRPVTDWTGRRIRQPEVYAATDPATVLTPDDEEARIAALDAFLLHHRPRPDPQADLAMTLVDRIHTDRTIRRVTDFARAEGISVRLLQRLFAAYVGVGPKWIILRYRIHEALERAETDPEVDWAALAADLGYADQAHLVRDFTATVGVPPTTYAQALTPASTSRA from the coding sequence ATGGCCACCCCACGCCGTGACACCCGAGGCGTCCGTCAGGACACACAAGGCATCGTCGACGCCGCCGACCTCCTCGCACACGTGGACTTCCGCCGCCACGCCCCCGCGGAACCCCTGCGGCCCTACGTCGAGCAGTACTGGCTGATCGACTGGGACCTCCCCGAGCCGTACGTCTCCCACGTGGTCCCGCACCCGGCGGTCAACATCGTCTTCCAGCACTTCACCGGCGAGAGGCCCTTCGCCGAGGTCGCCGGCGTCCAGCTGGACCTCTTCGCCCAGAAACTGGAGGGCCGTGGCCGGGTCTGCGGCATCAAGTTCCGGCCCGGCGGCTTCCGCCCCTTCGCCCCCGACCGCCCGGTGACCGACTGGACCGGCCGCCGCATACGACAGCCCGAGGTCTACGCCGCCACGGACCCGGCCACCGTCCTCACCCCCGACGACGAGGAGGCCCGTATCGCCGCCCTCGACGCCTTCCTCCTGCACCACCGCCCCAGGCCGGACCCCCAGGCCGACCTCGCCATGACTCTCGTGGACCGCATCCACACCGACCGCACCATCCGCCGCGTCACCGACTTCGCCCGCGCCGAGGGCATCTCCGTACGACTCCTGCAACGCCTCTTCGCCGCGTACGTCGGAGTCGGCCCCAAGTGGATCATCCTCCGCTACCGCATCCACGAGGCCCTCGAACGCGCCGAAACCGACCCCGAGGTCGACTGGGCGGCCCTCGCCGCCGACCTCGGCTACGCCGACCAGGCCCACCTCGTAAGAGACTTCACGGCGACGGTAGGCGTCCCACCGACGACGTACGCACAGGCCCTGACGCCTGCTTCTACTTCGCGTGCGTGA
- a CDS encoding SDR family NAD(P)-dependent oxidoreductase codes for MAAAVPSAASRIAVVTGASSGIGAATARQLAAAGYRVVLTARRKDRIEALAEEINKAGGQAAAYALDVTDRAAVDEFATAFRTIGVLVNNAGGALGADPVATGDPADWRQMYETNVIGTLNVTQALLPALTASGDGTVVVVSSTAGHRTYEGGAGYVAAKHGAHVLAETLRLEIVGTPVRVIEIAPGMVKTDEFALTRFGGDAAKAASVYEGVAEPLTADDVADTITWAVTRPSHVNVDLLVLRPRAQASNTKVHREL; via the coding sequence ATGGCCGCCGCCGTACCGTCCGCCGCCTCCCGCATCGCCGTCGTCACCGGTGCGAGCAGTGGGATCGGTGCCGCCACGGCCCGGCAGCTGGCCGCGGCGGGGTACCGGGTCGTGCTGACGGCGCGCCGCAAGGACCGGATCGAGGCGCTGGCGGAGGAGATCAACAAGGCCGGTGGGCAGGCCGCCGCGTACGCCCTGGATGTGACCGATCGTGCGGCTGTGGACGAGTTCGCGACTGCCTTCAGGACGATCGGGGTGCTGGTCAACAACGCGGGTGGCGCGCTCGGCGCCGACCCCGTCGCCACCGGTGACCCCGCCGACTGGCGGCAGATGTACGAGACCAACGTCATCGGCACCCTCAACGTCACCCAGGCCCTGCTGCCGGCGCTGACCGCGAGCGGTGACGGCACGGTGGTGGTGGTGTCGTCGACGGCCGGGCACCGGACGTACGAGGGCGGCGCGGGCTATGTCGCCGCCAAGCACGGGGCGCATGTCCTCGCCGAGACGCTGCGGCTGGAGATCGTCGGTACGCCGGTCCGGGTCATCGAGATCGCGCCCGGCATGGTGAAGACGGACGAGTTCGCCCTGACCCGCTTCGGCGGTGACGCGGCGAAGGCGGCGAGCGTCTACGAGGGCGTCGCGGAGCCCCTGACCGCCGACGACGTCGCCGACACGATCACCTGGGCGGTCACCCGGCCCAGCCACGTCAACGTCGACCTCCTGGTCCTGCGCCCCCGCGCCCAGGCCTCCAACACCAAGGTCCATCGGGAGCTGTGA
- a CDS encoding ester cyclase, whose product MGQAREVMDRLTDAVTTHPDLKALGALYAEDAVAITPDGGELHGRDNIVAYWRQMTDAIPEGTFETVHAYEVGDTAIDEGFFSGKNTGPIQLPSGETIPATGKDIKIRGVDFATVKDGRIVEYRLYFDEMEFLGQLGLLPEEPS is encoded by the coding sequence ATGGGACAGGCACGTGAGGTCATGGACCGGCTCACGGACGCGGTCACCACACACCCGGACCTCAAGGCCCTGGGCGCGCTGTACGCCGAGGACGCGGTCGCCATCACCCCCGACGGCGGCGAGCTCCACGGTCGCGACAACATCGTCGCGTACTGGCGCCAGATGACGGACGCCATCCCCGAAGGGACGTTCGAGACGGTACACGCCTACGAGGTCGGCGACACGGCCATCGACGAGGGGTTCTTCAGCGGCAAGAACACCGGCCCCATCCAACTGCCCTCCGGCGAGACCATCCCCGCCACCGGCAAGGACATCAAGATCCGCGGCGTGGACTTCGCCACCGTCAAGGACGGCCGGATCGTCGAATACCGGCTCTACTTCGACGAGATGGAGTTCCTGGGCCAGCTGGGGCTACTGCCGGAAGAGCCGTCCTGA
- a CDS encoding RtcB family protein, which produces MSYVEIPGAKVPIRMWTDPASVEDGALQQLRNVATLPWIKGLAVMPDVHYGKGATVGSVIAMQGAVCPAAVGVDIGCGMSAVKTSLTANDLPGDLSRLRSKIEQAIPVGRGMHGDPVDPGQLHGFGTAGWDDFWGRFDGVADAVKFREERALKQMGTLGAGNHLVECCIDSEGAVWLMLHSGSRNIGKELAEYHIGVAQRLPHNQGLVDRDLAVFVSDTPQMAAYRNDLYWAQEYAKYNRAIMMALLKGVIRKEFKKAKPTFEQEISCHHNYVAEERYEGMDLLVTRKGAIRAGSGDYGIIPGSMGTSSYIVKGLGNEKAFNSASHGAGRRMSRNAAKRRFTVRDLEAQTRGVECRKDAGVLDEIPAAYKDIDQVMAQQSDLVEVVAKLKQFICVKG; this is translated from the coding sequence ATGTCGTACGTCGAGATACCGGGCGCGAAGGTACCCATCCGCATGTGGACCGACCCGGCGTCGGTCGAGGACGGGGCGCTCCAGCAACTGCGGAACGTCGCGACCCTGCCGTGGATCAAGGGCCTGGCGGTGATGCCGGACGTCCACTACGGCAAGGGCGCGACGGTTGGGTCCGTCATCGCGATGCAGGGTGCCGTGTGTCCGGCGGCGGTGGGGGTGGACATCGGCTGCGGGATGTCGGCGGTGAAGACGTCCCTGACGGCGAATGATCTGCCGGGAGATCTGTCGAGGCTGCGGTCGAAGATCGAGCAGGCGATTCCGGTGGGGCGGGGGATGCATGGCGATCCGGTGGATCCCGGGCAGCTGCACGGGTTCGGGACCGCGGGGTGGGACGACTTCTGGGGGAGGTTTGACGGGGTTGCCGATGCGGTGAAATTCCGGGAGGAGCGGGCGCTTAAGCAGATGGGGACGCTAGGCGCCGGCAACCATCTAGTTGAATGTTGTATAGATTCGGAGGGTGCGGTCTGGCTCATGTTGCACTCCGGGTCTCGGAACATCGGCAAGGAACTCGCCGAGTACCACATCGGTGTAGCGCAGAGACTTCCGCACAATCAGGGCTTGGTCGACCGCGATCTTGCTGTCTTTGTCTCGGACACGCCTCAGATGGCGGCTTACCGAAACGACCTGTACTGGGCACAGGAGTACGCCAAGTACAACCGTGCGATCATGATGGCGCTCCTGAAGGGCGTGATTCGCAAGGAGTTCAAAAAGGCGAAGCCGACCTTCGAGCAGGAGATCTCCTGCCACCACAATTACGTCGCAGAGGAGCGGTACGAGGGCATGGATCTGCTAGTCACCCGGAAGGGTGCGATCCGTGCGGGCTCCGGCGACTACGGAATCATTCCGGGCTCGATGGGCACTAGCTCGTACATCGTGAAGGGGCTCGGGAATGAGAAGGCCTTCAACTCGGCTTCGCACGGGGCGGGTCGGCGCATGAGCCGCAACGCGGCAAAGCGCCGGTTCACCGTGCGGGACCTGGAGGCGCAGACCCGGGGCGTCGAGTGTCGTAAGGACGCAGGGGTCCTGGACGAGATTCCGGCCGCCTACAAGGACATCGATCAGGTGATGGCTCAGCAGAGTGATCTGGTCGAGGTCGTGGCGAAGCTGAAGCAGTTCATCTGCGTGAAGGGATGA